A window of the Odocoileus virginianus isolate 20LAN1187 ecotype Illinois chromosome 20, Ovbor_1.2, whole genome shotgun sequence genome harbors these coding sequences:
- the BLVRB gene encoding flavin reductase (NADPH) — protein sequence MVVKKIALFGATGNTGLTTLAQAVQAGYEVTVLVRDPSRLPSEGPQPAHVVVGDVRQPADVDKTVAGQDAVVVLLGTRNDLSPTTMMSEGAQNIVAAMKAHGVDKVVACTSAFLLWDPSKVPPRLQDVTDDHVRMHKVLQQSGLKYVAVMPPHIGDHPLTGAYTVTLDGRGPSRVISKHDLGHFMLRCLTTDEYDGHSTYPSHVYE from the exons ATGGTCGTCAAGAAGATTGCCCTTTTCGGCGCCACCGGCAACACCGGGCTCACCACGCTGGCGCAGGCGGTGCAAGCAG GCTATGAGGTGACGGTGCTGGTGCGGGACCCCTCCAGGCTGCCCTCAGAAGGGCCCCAGCCAGCCCACGTGGTGGTGGGTGACGTCCGACAGCCAGCTGATGTGGACAAGACTGTGGCTGGGCAGGATGCTGTCGTCGTGCTGCTGGGCACTCGCAATGACCTCA GTCCTACCACAATGATGTCCGAGGGTGCCCAGAACATTGTGGCGGCCATGAAGGCCCATGGCGTGGACAAGGTCGTGGCCTGCACCTCGG CCTTCCTACTGTGGGACCCTTCCAAGGTGCCCCCAAGACTGCAGGATGTGACTGATGACCATGTCCGGATGCACAAGGTACTGCAGCAGTCGGGCCTGAAGTACGTGGCCGTGATGCCACCACATATAG GAGACCACCCGTTGACTGGGGCCTACACAGTGACCCTGGATGGACGAGGGCCCTCGAGGGTCATCTCCAAACACGACCTGGGTCACTTCATGCTGCGCTGCCTCACCACCGATGAGTACGATGGGCACAGCACCTACCCCTCCCATGTGTATGAATAG